GGAGGGTGGGATGTGAGACTTGGAGAAAAAATGGCGGTGGCCATGGCGGCCTGACCGGTCAAGAGCGGCGGCAGATGGCAGCAGCGCGGCGGAGGCGCGTAGTGGATAGGGCGCCTGTGTTGGGAGGGTCTGATTGCTTTTATTTTTTAATCTAGGAATGTATGTGTTAGAAAGTGATTAAACGGGCAAAATTATCCGATCAATGCTTTTTACAACGACTTAACAAATTTTTCGGTGTTTTATACACCGAATTAACGATTTGATGGTTTTCTGTAAACCTAGCCACAAATGTGGTGGTTTTTTGCAATTGACTCCACCGGCCGTGTCGCCACGATCGATCAACAGGATGGCGTCTTAGTTTTCgaggagctagctagctagcataGTTGGAAGTCAACCCCGCTGCACCGTTAATCATGAGGAGATCCACATGCGTAGATGCGACGACGACTAGCCTAGCTTATTATTGTCAGCAGTCGATCTCCACACGCAATTCTATATATACTCTCTCTCGTTGTCTCTCTCTTtgttagtttgtgtgtgtgtgtgtacgcgGCTCGATTGGCCGTTGCACACACAAGGTCAACGCTGCAAACCTCACATGCGGACGATGAACCAAGAGGGTTGATCATGTGCCGAAAGATAGTCTATGCATCCTAGTGGCACATATACATATGGTAATGATGGCCATGGAGAGAAGAGGCTTCTATACATGTGTCGCACTGGCTTGTGGTCCCGGTGAAGCTTCCATGCTGCCACCACTTGCCACTCGACCAATTGCTTAACCATCAAACCAAGTACTAGTATCTCAGAAGAGAGGAAGGGGAGTAGGATTACTGGTGATGGATGCGTGGCTTATGTAAGTATGTTGATAGATGGCTACTTAAGCAAAGATATTGTTGCTTCATGGGCAAAAGTGGTGATGTGTCATGTGGGTTAGACAGCCTACCCTTGTGACGTTGACTTGCAAGGCCATAAAGTAATCAAGGCGATCGGTGACATATCCTGGTGTATCGCCGCTGCACGGCCCCCCTCGATCTTGCTTGTCGTcgatccatcgccaccgtccagGCGTGCTTCCAACGCCAAGCAGAAGATGTCTTGTCTCAAGTCCGatccaaatcaaatcaaatcagtTCGTGAAGGAGACGAAGTAAGGATAATGGAGCGAGCAATATCCATGGCCTCGCCTGGCAGGCACGCCTTTTCTTTTCATTGTCATCGCTCTCAGCTTTTGTCACGGGTGATTTGCTGCGCGATCGATGTTACTAGGCGCTTGACGTCTGATCCGAAATGTGCCCGTGAATGCACGGTGCACACCAACGAGTAATCAACGTCGATGGATCGCCAGAAGAAATCAGTGGAAACGGCTTGCTAATGGCAGTGTTGTTACACTTGAGTGACGTCTGATCCGAATTTGCCCGTatgcattgcatgcatgcatgcatggtgcACCAACTAGCTAGCAGCCGCTGATTACGCACCGTGGATCAAGCCAGTGCCAAAAATGCATGGACACACGCATGAACATTAATTCGAGCTAGATTGCACGAACAAATCAATGGAATAATGGCAGAGTTCATCCAAAAACTACTAGCAGTCTCCTACGGGCTGTACATTGCTTGCATGAACACAAAACAGTAATCAAACCATCCTCGGCTACATTAGGCAGGCAGGCAAGCGGGGAGTTTAATCAACAGCAAAAGCATCGATCACGTACGAACCGGCCGATCGAGTTCGTGTGTGTGTCATGGACGGACTCATGGGTCGAGGTGGATGGGCAGCACCGTGCTCCGCGAGCTCCGCCCGAGCCCGAACGACGACATAAGCCGCCGGAACCGCCCGCTCGTCTCGCCGACGCCGGCCGGGGTGGCGGccacgctgctgctgctgccggcCACGTCGGCATGGCTCGGCAGCTCGGCCTCCTTCCGCGGCTTCCGTCCGCGATCGCCCGGGAAGAAGTCCATGGACAAGGACCGCCTGATGGGCTCCTGCACGGCGACGCCCTGCTTGGGAAACCGGCACGAGCCCCCGGCGTGGGCCATATTCCTCGAGGGGGCTGCGTCGATGCGGGCGGCGAACGCGTCGTGGTCGTCGCAGCAGGCTTTGCCGGCGGGGGGCGCGGCCGGGCCGGTGACCTCGGTCCGGCAGAGCGGGCAGCTGACGTTGTGGTGGAGCCAGGTGTCGATGCAGTCGATGTGGAAGGCGTGGGAGCAGGCGGGCAGCATCTTGAGCCGCTCCCCGGGCGCGAACTCGGAGAGGCACACGGCGCACTCGAGCGCCTTCCCGGCCGGGCGGTACCGGACGACGGGGAGCGCGGCGACGACGTCCGGGTCGACCCCGCCGGGCAGCTGGTCGGCGTCGTGGTCGGTGAAGAAGACGGCGGAGACGCGGTCCACGAGCTCGTCGCGGCGGGTGCGCGGGAGCAGGCTGGCGCCGCTGGCGCGGAGCCAGCAGCGGACGACGAGCAGGTAGTAGCTGACGAGGATGACGGAGGTGACCATGAAGCCGATGGCGATGACGATCGCGATGGGGAACGCCGCCGACGGGCTGACGTACGGCGGCGGCGCCGCCCCGGGCGCGTCCGCCACGCCCGCCAACGCCGCGTCCATTGCCGATGGATGGATGGATCGCCCCGACCGGCTGGGGCAAGTTAAGAAATAGGAGGAGGCGTTGAAATGGGGATGAGGATGGCAGGAGGCGTCAGGCTGGGGCGTGGAGGTGGCGAGTGATCCAAGGAAGGGAGGCGAGCTGCAGGTTTGTACGCGGTGGGTAACTGGGCGGAGCGTGGTCGACGTCGCGCGCGTCGGCTGATAGAAAAATGGCCAACTCGCCGCCAGGCCAGGAGCTGACTCGCGCGAGTGGCAACGAGAAGCATCCTGCGCGCGGGCGCGCGCGGTAGTCCAGTGCCGGTTCGCGACGGCAACGGCATGGCGCCAGGTCAACTCGCCACCGGCCGATGCGCGTACTGTACCGGCGCGTGCGCGGCTGCATCGTTTTCCCGACGACGACCCGGCGCGCGTACCTTGCGCCTGTATTCCGAACTCGGTTTGTCCGGCTCGACGAATTGGTCAATCGCGCCGCTCGTACTGTGTCGTCAAGGCAGATAGATAtttcaaaagaaaaaaaggggGCAAATTGTATGCATCTCAGTTTACCTAATCGGAGTAGTTTATGTGGACGTTACCAATCGTTAGTTCGAAACTACTCCTCTTGTTGTTTATGTATCCGTCGAGCGAACCAACGCATTGTAAATGGGGAAAACCTGATTATAATGGTGAAAAAAAATGGTGGTTCGCTACGAGGTCctcattttttttttgaaacaaggcaaaagaCTTTGTCATTTTCATTGATTAAGAAGGAGAATTGCCTGGTTAATTGATGAAAAATCGGGCTGGAACCGACACAATCCAGCCCACAAAATGGGCACCACCGGCCAATCTGGCCACCGACATGAAACACAGAGCTGCAGTACAGCTGGGCAAGCCACGACGGCACATGCCAACAGATGGCCACACGCGCAAACAACCGACGGCTCCGACTTTGACGACGAGTATCACGAGGGAAATATGCAGGACTTGCGCCGACCGTGCTCACCGCAAACGACCACCGAGTGCCTGTCATCATCGCCGCCTGGACTCGCTCCACCGCAGCTCCGACTTCAAAGCAACCAAGCAACCCACGGAAGAGCGCCTCGGACACGCCGGGAAGATCCGACTACCAAAGCCCGAGCCGCGACCGAAGCTCCTCTCGACGCCATCATCGTTGCCATACAGAAATCAGTGCCCCCGAAACAGCCTCCTCAGCAAACCACGCGGCGAAGATGCCGCCAACCACCGCGGCGAAGATGCCGTCAACCACCGGTCTCCAGTTGTAGCCGGCTCCAAGACGATGCCCCAAGGAGGAAGGGTCGAGTCCAGCTTAGCAAGATATTCAAACATTGTTCGTCTTCAGAAACTGAGATCCTTGCATCTTTAATTGATGTCCGCTGCATATAAGTCCCTAATCAATCTGCAACTGCTGATGCTGTCGACCTGGACAGACGTCGAATGGTTCTGGAAAGACATGCCAGCAACTTCAGTTCagtacacgacacgacggccTGTGTGGCATGGTTCTCAACTTGTTTCGAAATATTCTAGTCACCACGGGAATCTCTGTGATTTCAGCGATTTTGGCTTGTATTTTCTCCAAAGGACCCAAGCATTCACTTGAAATTgaatatttttttttgaaaatctcAAAAATAGAAAGAAGTATATAAATCACCCCCAAATTCACAACAATGGAGCCGTGTCCCCTTGAAGTCAGTTTTTGTATAATTTTTGCCCTCATTTCTATAAAACCATATAAATTACCCCCTTGAGTGGTTTGAAGCTAACATGTCCAATTTGGGCGGTTTTGACCAATGTTTAGATCGTTGAATCCCCTCTCCTTTCCCCAAGTTCGGTTCTGGTCCGACAACATCTTGTACGCCTCCATTTGGAACGCCGGCTTGGATTGCGCCTCGTTCATGGACTTGGGTAGGATGGTGGCTTTCCTGTAGCCGTGTTTTTGTGTGTGAAAATGATTCAAATTCTATTATCAAAGTTCAACGAAAGTACAAGCATCttgaacataataaaaattacattgaGATTTTAAGACCCTAAACAACCACTACTGCCGCCAGAACGAGCCATCGACGCGCCGCTGTAGCCGCTCCcttaccggagccggcttgaccttgtcgatgacagTCGGGAAGTCTTCGTGCACGTGCCCCTAAGGACGAGTGCCCTGCAGCCGCAGTTGTCGTCGTTGAACCCTTGCATAGATCGGAAGCACCTGACATCAAATCTCGCCACACAAgagaaaccctaacctcgccATCCCAAAGAGACGGAAGGAATATACGCCGGAGCTCCGTCGACTATGTCCGGACATACGTACTCGAGGAGGATCGGAGCCCGAAAAACAAATTCGAAGATATAGCGTCGCCATCCGCCCAAGCACTGCACATGCGAGGACTAAAAAACACTAACCTATACTACTAACAGGAGCGGAGGCACCGGGATTCCCCTCCCTGCCACCGGCCGCCGGAGCAGCAGGCAGTGGGGAGGCGAATCCACGATCTCGCCGACGAAGTTTGCAAGTCTTGTAACAAAAGACTAGTAGATCTAGCGGTGTGGTCGAGCCGCGTCGGTTGTTGTAGTTGAGCACCTTGGAGAAGCCGATGCTCTTGTAGTATTGCCCCTGCGAGCCATAAAGGCAACCTCTGCATCCATCTCCCGCGGGTACGCGCCTCTCATGG
This genomic window from Aegilops tauschii subsp. strangulata cultivar AL8/78 chromosome 4, Aet v6.0, whole genome shotgun sequence contains:
- the LOC109780183 gene encoding RING-H2 finger protein ATL52 — protein: MDAALAGVADAPGAAPPPYVSPSAAFPIAIVIAIGFMVTSVILVSYYLLVVRCWLRASGASLLPRTRRDELVDRVSAVFFTDHDADQLPGGVDPDVVAALPVVRYRPAGKALECAVCLSEFAPGERLKMLPACSHAFHIDCIDTWLHHNVSCPLCRTEVTGPAAPPAGKACCDDHDAFAARIDAAPSRNMAHAGGSCRFPKQGVAVQEPIRRSLSMDFFPGDRGRKPRKEAELPSHADVAGSSSSVAATPAGVGETSGRFRRLMSSFGLGRSSRSTVLPIHLDP